The Candidatus Vesicomyosocius sp. SY067_SCS001 genome includes a window with the following:
- a CDS encoding NADH-quinone oxidoreductase subunit M gives MGISLLSLLIWLPIFSGVLVIFIGNDRANIARWVSLILSILIFVISLSLYTSFDSSTHLMQFVEKSSWISQFNINYHIGVDGISVPLIILTTFSTILVIIAGWEVVTKRCSHYMAAFLMMEGFIIGVFSSLDAILFYVFWEASLIPMLLIIGVWGGVNRVYASIKFFLYTFFGSVFMLLSVIYMYNKGGSFAIIDMHNLKLSFTEQSYIFWAFFMAFAVKVPMFPMHTWLPDAHVQAPTGGSVILAAIMLKMGGYGFFRFSLPIIPDASLEFSEIIIILSLIAIVYIGFIALVQRDIKKLIAYSSISHMGFVTLGIFTLFLSYKQDIIEGSLLGLEGAMVQMISHGFISAAMFLVVGVLYDRLHSREISTYGGVINTMPKFTGFVILFAMANVGLPGTSGFVGEFMVILGAIQANIWYGVLSASTLIIGAAYTLWMVKRVFFGVITNPAVSMLKDINAREFSIFAILAIVVLVIGLYPQPVIELMHISIEHLLHQALTSKL, from the coding sequence ATGGGGATTTCGTTACTTAGTTTACTAATTTGGTTGCCAATTTTTTCTGGCGTATTAGTTATATTTATTGGTAACGATCGTGCTAATATAGCACGTTGGGTAAGTTTGATACTTTCAATTCTTATTTTCGTTATATCATTAAGTCTTTATACATCTTTTGATTCCTCAACACATTTAATGCAGTTTGTTGAAAAATCGTCTTGGATATCACAATTTAATATAAATTATCATATTGGCGTAGATGGTATCTCTGTACCACTTATTATCCTTACAACCTTTTCAACAATTTTAGTTATTATTGCAGGTTGGGAAGTAGTTACTAAAAGATGCTCTCACTATATGGCGGCATTTCTAATGATGGAGGGTTTTATTATTGGTGTATTTTCTTCATTAGATGCTATTTTGTTCTATGTATTTTGGGAAGCATCATTAATTCCTATGTTGTTGATTATTGGTGTTTGGGGTGGTGTTAATCGTGTGTACGCATCTATTAAGTTTTTCCTATATACATTCTTTGGTTCAGTATTTATGTTATTATCTGTAATTTATATGTATAACAAAGGTGGCTCATTTGCAATCATTGATATGCATAACTTAAAATTAAGTTTTACGGAACAAAGCTATATTTTTTGGGCATTTTTTATGGCATTTGCTGTCAAAGTACCTATGTTTCCTATGCATACTTGGTTACCAGATGCGCACGTACAAGCACCAACAGGTGGTTCTGTTATTTTAGCTGCAATTATGCTTAAAATGGGTGGTTATGGTTTTTTTCGTTTTTCCCTTCCTATTATACCTGATGCTTCATTAGAATTTTCAGAAATCATAATTATATTGTCACTTATTGCCATTGTTTATATTGGTTTTATTGCACTTGTGCAACGTGATATAAAAAAGCTTATAGCTTATTCTTCAATCTCTCATATGGGTTTTGTAACATTAGGAATATTTACCTTATTCTTGAGTTATAAGCAAGACATAATAGAAGGATCATTATTAGGTCTTGAAGGTGCTATGGTACAAATGATTTCACATGGTTTTATCTCAGCTGCTATGTTTTTGGTAGTTGGTGTATTGTATGATAGGTTGCATTCAAGAGAGATATCAACCTATGGAGGTGTGATTAACACTATGCCTAAATTCACAGGATTCGTTATATTATTTGCAATGGCCAATGTGGGATTGCCAGGTACTTCAGGATTTGTAGGGGAATTTATGGTTATTTTAGGTGCTATTCAAGCAAATATCTGGTATGGTGTGTTATCGGCAAGCACATTGATTATAGGCGCAGCATATACATTATGGATGGTAAAAAGAGTATTTTTTGGAGTTATTACTAATCCTGCTGTATCAATGTTAAAAGATATTAATGCTCGTGAGTTTTCAATTTTTGCAATTTTGGCAATAGTAGTATTAGTTATTGGCTTATATCCACAACCAGTGATTGAGTTAATGCACATTTCAATTGAACATTTATTACACCAAGCTTTAACGTCTAAACTTTAA
- the bioC gene encoding malonyl-ACP O-methyltransferase BioC — MSKIRLSFNKASNNYDNHAFLQKEIAIRLDKKLNTISSKADIILDLGAGTGLLSKQLTKCFLKSKIICIDFSQKSLKYNPSSNKICANANYLPLLNNSIDIITSNLMMQWCPDLNILFSECFRVLKNDGLFLFSTFGPDTLKELKNSWSVVDDKMHVNTFIDMHDIGDQMLLNRFKNPVMEMETWTLTYQTVIDLLHDLKAIGAQTVIKRSKSLTGKNKFQLMIKMYESYKNNGKLPVTYEVIYGHAWK; from the coding sequence ATGTCTAAAATAAGACTCTCATTTAATAAAGCCTCAAATAATTACGATAATCACGCATTTTTACAAAAAGAAATTGCTATTAGGTTAGATAAAAAACTTAATACTATTTCATCCAAAGCTGATATCATTCTTGATCTTGGTGCTGGTACTGGTTTACTCAGCAAACAGTTAACTAAGTGCTTTTTAAAATCAAAAATTATTTGCATAGACTTTTCTCAGAAATCCTTAAAATACAACCCATCTAGTAACAAGATTTGTGCTAATGCTAATTATTTACCACTCCTAAACAATAGTATTGATATAATTACTTCTAATTTGATGATGCAATGGTGTCCAGATCTTAATATTTTATTCTCAGAATGTTTTCGTGTGCTTAAAAATGATGGATTATTTTTATTCTCTACCTTTGGACCAGATACACTAAAAGAATTAAAAAACAGTTGGTCAGTTGTGGATGATAAAATGCATGTCAATACTTTTATTGATATGCATGATATTGGTGATCAAATGTTATTAAATAGATTCAAAAATCCTGTAATGGAAATGGAAACTTGGACACTAACTTATCAAACAGTCATTGACTTATTACATGATCTTAAAGCCATTGGCGCTCAAACAGTTATCAAACGTTCAAAATCACTAACTGGTAAAAATAAGTTCCAACTAATGATTAAAATGTATGAATCTTACAAAAATAATGGAAAATTACCAGTCACTTATGAAGTAATTTATGGACATGCATGGAAATAA
- the nuoL gene encoding NADH-quinone oxidoreductase subunit L, whose translation MEKIYLTIALSPLVGAVIAGFFGTMLGKTATHRLTILGLLISTVLSLYVFNYHILERGEVFNQNLYTWIQINNLNISVGFLIDNLTAVMLVVVSFISFMVHIYTIGYMYNDAGYTKFFSYISLFTFSMFMLIMSNNFMQLFFGWEAVGLVSYLLIGFWHHKERAVQANLKAFLVNRVGDFGFLLGISLVLVFSGSLDYTEVFLSLEKTIGQQLWGLDLITVICLLLFVGAMGKSAQVPLHVWLPGSMEGPTPISALIHAATMVTAGIFMVSRMSPMFELSDTALTVVMIVGAITALFMGLLGIVQNDIKKVVAYSTLSQLGYMTVALGVSAYSVAIFHLMTHAFFKALLFLVAGSVIVAMNHQQDIRKMGGLRKKMPITYWTALIGTLALVGFPGFSGFYSKDMIIEAVYFSSLSYSSWVYVAVVVGVFITSFYSLRMFFLVFHGESRIDVHTSTHLHESASSIIFPLIILAIPSLMIGYLTIEFMLFNGWLDNAITVASSHISMAKLKHEFHSAASMIPHAIQTLPFWMMISGIAIAWLFSIYKVQWAGWVQKKYYRTNYVLESLYGFDRFNDLIFVSGAKKLGNFLYKVSDTSLIDKLLVNGSTKLIVLFGKILRLIQTGYVYHYAFLMIFSLLIILTWLLFTGESPLIEL comes from the coding sequence ATGGAAAAAATTTACTTAACAATTGCACTTTCACCTTTAGTAGGAGCTGTTATTGCAGGATTTTTTGGTACCATGCTTGGTAAAACAGCAACACATAGGTTGACTATTTTAGGTTTATTAATTTCAACTGTATTATCCCTATATGTGTTTAATTATCATATTTTAGAGCGGGGTGAAGTGTTTAATCAAAATCTTTATACCTGGATACAAATTAATAATTTAAATATTAGTGTTGGTTTTTTAATTGATAATTTAACAGCAGTGATGCTAGTAGTTGTATCTTTTATCTCATTTATGGTACATATTTATACTATTGGTTATATGTATAATGATGCAGGTTATACTAAGTTTTTTAGTTACATTTCATTGTTTACATTTTCAATGTTCATGCTGATAATGAGTAATAATTTTATGCAGCTTTTTTTTGGTTGGGAAGCAGTTGGATTAGTTTCATACTTATTAATTGGCTTTTGGCATCATAAAGAAAGAGCGGTGCAAGCAAATTTGAAAGCTTTTTTAGTTAATCGCGTTGGTGATTTTGGCTTTTTATTAGGAATTAGTTTGGTATTGGTATTTAGTGGCTCATTGGATTATACGGAGGTATTTTTGAGTCTTGAAAAGACGATAGGCCAACAGCTTTGGGGGTTAGATCTTATTACTGTTATTTGTTTATTGCTATTTGTCGGTGCAATGGGAAAGTCTGCACAAGTACCACTACATGTTTGGCTACCAGGATCAATGGAAGGTCCTACACCGATTTCAGCTCTAATTCATGCAGCTACTATGGTAACTGCAGGTATTTTCATGGTATCACGTATGTCACCTATGTTTGAACTAAGTGATACTGCTTTAACAGTAGTTATGATTGTAGGTGCAATTACTGCTTTATTTATGGGATTACTCGGTATTGTACAAAATGATATTAAAAAAGTGGTAGCTTATTCAACTTTGTCACAATTGGGTTATATGACAGTTGCTTTAGGAGTTAGTGCTTATTCAGTTGCTATTTTTCATCTAATGACACACGCATTTTTTAAAGCATTATTATTTTTAGTTGCGGGTTCAGTTATTGTTGCTATGAATCATCAGCAGGATATTCGTAAGATGGGTGGATTGCGTAAAAAAATGCCAATTACTTATTGGACTGCACTTATTGGCACATTGGCCCTGGTTGGCTTTCCAGGTTTTTCAGGCTTTTATTCAAAAGATATGATTATTGAAGCGGTGTATTTTTCATCATTATCGTATTCAAGTTGGGTTTATGTTGCAGTAGTAGTAGGTGTATTTATTACTTCTTTTTATTCATTAAGAATGTTTTTCTTGGTATTTCATGGAGAGTCTAGGATAGATGTACATACTTCTACTCATCTGCATGAGTCTGCATCTTCAATTATTTTTCCATTAATTATATTGGCTATTCCATCTTTAATGATTGGATATTTGACGATTGAATTTATGTTGTTTAATGGTTGGTTAGATAATGCCATTACTGTTGCTTCAAGCCATATTTCTATGGCTAAATTGAAACATGAATTTCACAGTGCAGCTTCAATGATTCCTCATGCGATACAAACTTTACCATTTTGGATGATGATAAGTGGTATTGCCATTGCCTGGTTGTTTTCAATTTATAAAGTACAGTGGGCTGGCTGGGTACAAAAGAAATATTACCGTACTAACTATGTTCTTGAATCTTTGTATGGTTTTGATCGTTTTAATGATCTTATTTTTGTTAGTGGGGCTAAGAAACTAGGAAACTTCTTATATAAGGTGTCAGATACTAGTTTAATTGATAAGTTACTAGTTAATGGTAGTACCAAACTCATTGTCTTATTTGGTAAAATTTTACGTCTCATTCAAACAGGTTATGTTTATCACTACGCTTTTTTGATGATTTTTAGTTTATTAATTATTTTAACTTGGTTGCTGTTTACGGGTGAAAGCCCATTAATTGAGCTTTAA
- the nuoG gene encoding NADH-quinone oxidoreductase subunit NuoG, whose product MTDIEIDINGNIVSAKAGEMLIVVTDRENISVPRFCYHKKLSVVSSCRICLVDIEGALKSQPACSTPVVQGMKVQTRNVKTKNSQKSVMEFLLINHPLDCPVCDQGGECELQDVAVEYGSDISSFSEGKRIVTDSDIGVLIQTDMTRCIHCTRCVRFGVEIAGIMEMGGTGRGENLKIEPFLEQGIQSELSGNMIDICPVGALTSKPFKYELRSWQMNSIPSIARHDLVGSNLLVQSYKGKVKRVVSADNDLVNEIWISDRDRFSYESLTHENRLLQPQIKVQGGWNQVSWEVALDYAVKGLNSHILKHQRADQLGGLVSNTATMEEFYLFKKILTEVGCDNIDYRLNVKNLDNTIILDSNIKLDELEEIDYALIIGANIRLEQPMINHWLRKATKKGADIDVLNVMVFDFNYSLHTENIIAPNKIAFTLAGVLKLIMINNIQELPDYLIAIDVDEVANNIAYKMLNSDSSVIILGEHIINNVDASTIANLVTKISQSTNSRTLNLSITANTIAADLVGCVPQNSGMNVNTMLASDMRGFILLDIYPQYNFHNLGAAIKAFEKDNTFVISLNSFKDDIVVGYSDVILPIASIYETSGTHLNINNDIQSYTAAVKAPNEVKPAWKVLKVIADLLELPGFNYEDSTQVLAEISYQSHAIQTHDINGNLASHHNGISVIWQNSPYSIDAVLRHSGTLQKTKIGQMNNAYMNQTTAKILKVSVGDKYLGVLVIITDTVADGCVFINTNQTTNIQGQA is encoded by the coding sequence ATGACTGATATTGAAATTGACATTAATGGTAATATTGTGAGTGCTAAAGCAGGTGAAATGCTAATCGTTGTCACTGATAGAGAAAATATTAGCGTGCCAAGATTTTGTTATCATAAAAAACTCTCAGTAGTTTCTTCTTGTCGGATATGTTTGGTGGATATTGAGGGTGCTCTTAAGTCGCAACCAGCTTGCTCAACCCCAGTTGTACAAGGTATGAAAGTCCAGACACGGAATGTAAAAACTAAGAATAGTCAAAAATCAGTGATGGAATTTTTACTCATTAATCATCCGCTTGACTGTCCAGTTTGTGATCAAGGTGGTGAGTGTGAATTACAAGATGTGGCCGTTGAATATGGCTCAGATATTTCTTCTTTTTCAGAAGGTAAACGTATTGTGACAGATAGTGATATTGGTGTGTTGATTCAAACAGATATGACACGTTGTATTCATTGTACACGTTGTGTACGTTTTGGTGTTGAAATTGCTGGTATAATGGAAATGGGTGGAACTGGGAGAGGCGAAAATTTAAAGATTGAACCATTTTTAGAGCAAGGTATTCAGTCTGAATTATCAGGTAATATGATTGATATATGTCCAGTAGGAGCACTTACTTCTAAGCCATTTAAATATGAATTAAGATCATGGCAAATGAACTCAATTCCTAGTATCGCAAGACATGATTTAGTGGGTTCAAATTTATTGGTACAATCCTACAAGGGTAAGGTAAAGCGGGTTGTATCTGCTGATAATGATTTGGTTAACGAAATTTGGATTTCTGATCGTGATCGCTTCTCGTATGAAAGTCTAACGCATGAAAATAGATTGTTACAACCTCAAATTAAAGTACAAGGAGGGTGGAATCAAGTAAGCTGGGAAGTGGCATTGGATTATGCTGTAAAAGGACTTAATAGTCATATTTTAAAGCATCAAAGAGCCGATCAATTAGGCGGATTAGTATCAAATACAGCGACTATGGAAGAGTTTTATTTATTTAAAAAGATTCTAACAGAAGTTGGTTGCGACAATATTGACTATCGTTTAAATGTTAAGAACTTAGATAATACCATTATACTTGATTCTAATATCAAACTAGACGAACTAGAAGAGATAGATTATGCCTTAATTATAGGGGCTAACATTCGATTAGAACAACCAATGATTAATCATTGGTTGCGTAAAGCTACAAAAAAAGGTGCAGATATCGATGTGTTAAATGTAATGGTATTTGATTTTAATTATTCGCTTCATACCGAAAATATTATTGCACCAAATAAAATAGCATTTACATTAGCAGGTGTTCTTAAGTTAATCATGATTAACAATATTCAAGAATTACCTGACTACTTGATAGCTATTGATGTTGATGAAGTGGCTAATAATATAGCTTATAAAATGTTAAATTCTGATAGTTCAGTTATTATTTTAGGTGAACATATTATTAATAATGTAGATGCTTCTACTATTGCTAATTTAGTTACTAAAATTTCTCAAAGTACCAATAGTAGAACACTAAATTTGAGTATAACGGCAAATACTATAGCAGCTGATTTAGTTGGATGTGTACCCCAAAACTCTGGTATGAATGTTAATACGATGCTTGCGTCTGATATGCGAGGCTTTATTTTGTTAGACATTTATCCACAGTATAATTTTCATAATTTAGGAGCGGCTATTAAAGCTTTTGAAAAAGATAATACTTTTGTTATTTCTTTAAATAGTTTTAAAGACGATATTGTTGTTGGTTATTCAGATGTTATTTTGCCGATCGCCAGTATTTATGAAACCTCAGGAACGCATTTAAATATTAACAATGATATTCAATCCTATACAGCTGCAGTTAAAGCACCAAATGAGGTTAAACCTGCTTGGAAAGTTTTAAAAGTCATAGCTGATTTATTAGAATTACCAGGATTTAATTATGAAGATTCCACTCAAGTTTTGGCTGAAATATCTTATCAATCACATGCAATTCAAACTCATGATATAAATGGCAATCTCGCCAGTCATCATAATGGTATTAGTGTAATTTGGCAAAACTCACCTTATAGTATTGACGCTGTATTAAGACACAGTGGAACATTACAAAAAACTAAAATAGGACAGATGAATAATGCTTATATGAATCAAACAACCGCTAAAATATTAAAAGTATCAGTTGGTGATAAATATTTAGGTGTACTTGTGATAATTACTGACACAGTAGCAGATGGTTGTGTATTTATCAATACTAATCAAACAACTAATATTCAGGGACAAGCATAA
- the nuoI gene encoding NADH-quinone oxidoreductase subunit NuoI — protein sequence MIKKLNKLIKDFTLNDLRIGLKITAKELVNKKITVQFPEERTPISSRFRGLHALRRYPNGEERCIACKLCEAVCPANAITIESEMRDDGTRRTTQYDIDLFKCIFCGFCEEACPVDAIVETQIFDYVFESRQGSIMTKERLLEVGSQHEQVINQTKLEDAKYK from the coding sequence ATGATTAAAAAATTAAATAAGTTAATTAAGGATTTTACCCTAAATGATTTACGAATTGGGCTAAAGATTACTGCTAAAGAGTTGGTTAACAAAAAAATTACCGTACAATTTCCAGAAGAAAGAACTCCAATATCGTCACGTTTTAGAGGATTACATGCGTTACGTCGCTATCCAAATGGTGAGGAGCGCTGTATTGCTTGTAAATTGTGTGAAGCTGTTTGTCCTGCTAATGCTATTACCATTGAATCTGAGATGCGTGATGATGGCACACGTCGAACCACCCAATACGATATCGATTTATTTAAGTGTATTTTTTGCGGATTTTGCGAAGAAGCCTGTCCCGTTGATGCGATTGTTGAGACACAAATTTTTGATTATGTGTTTGAGTCAAGGCAAGGTAGTATTATGACTAAAGAGCGTCTTTTGGAAGTAGGTAGTCAACATGAGCAAGTCATTAATCAAACTAAGCTTGAAGATGCTAAGTATAAATAA
- a CDS encoding NADH-quinone oxidoreductase subunit J — translation MGFEQIIFYIFSFWFVVSSLAMIFSRNAAKSVLFLVLAFFSAASIWILLEAEFLAIILILVYVGAVMVLFLFVIKMLNIDKSTINARFTGYLPLRLIVAIIIIAEMSLVLGSNQFGLDVFSVPERHSEGYSNITVLAIQFYTTYVYPFELAAVLLLIAIIAAITLVHRNDTSRKKQSISEQVNVQAKDRVKLVSIILPDKKEK, via the coding sequence ATGGGATTCGAACAAATAATATTTTATATATTTTCATTTTGGTTTGTTGTTAGCTCTTTGGCGATGATTTTTTCACGTAATGCAGCAAAGTCGGTTTTATTTTTAGTTTTGGCATTTTTTAGTGCTGCTAGCATTTGGATTTTGCTTGAGGCTGAATTTTTAGCTATTATTTTGATTTTGGTTTATGTTGGTGCGGTTATGGTATTATTTTTATTCGTAATCAAGATGCTTAATATTGATAAATCAACAATCAATGCAAGATTCACTGGATATTTACCGTTACGGCTTATTGTTGCTATTATTATTATTGCTGAGATGAGTTTAGTGCTAGGTTCTAATCAATTTGGGTTAGATGTATTTAGTGTTCCAGAGCGTCACAGTGAAGGTTATAGTAATATTACTGTATTGGCAATACAATTTTATACCACTTATGTTTATCCATTTGAACTTGCGGCAGTTTTGTTACTTATTGCAATCATTGCTGCTATTACATTAGTACATAGAAATGATACAAGCCGCAAAAAACAATCTATTTCTGAACAAGTAAATGTTCAAGCCAAAGATAGAGTAAAACTTGTCTCAATTATTTTACCTGATAAGAAGGAGAAATAA
- the nuoH gene encoding NADH-quinone oxidoreductase subunit NuoH, with translation MELWQTFVKMVHALVPWFDGTVAIILIIFIKAMALLIPLMLVAAYFTYAERKVIGYIQLRIGPNRVGPKGWLQPIADALKLMTKEIIFPTKANIYLFLLAPVLAIAPAIAVWAVIPFDESIYITNLDISLLYVLAIGSIGVYGIILAGWASNSKYPLLGALRSAALLVSYEIVIGFALVTVVMIAGSVNLNTIVQAQQGGIIYWYFIPLFPIMVIFFISSLVETNRAPFDVVEGESEIVGGTHVEYSGMTFAVFFLAEYSNMILMAVLSVIMFFGGWHSPFEAIPYLENIFSWIPGIIWLLAKTTFFMFLYLWVRATFPRFRYDQIMRLSWKVFLPITIIWIFVVALMTQLQLSPWF, from the coding sequence ATGGAACTTTGGCAAACTTTTGTGAAAATGGTACATGCACTTGTTCCATGGTTTGACGGTACAGTAGCTATTATTTTAATAATTTTTATTAAAGCAATGGCTTTGCTAATACCACTAATGCTAGTGGCAGCCTATTTTACCTATGCTGAACGTAAAGTGATTGGTTATATACAATTACGTATCGGCCCTAATCGTGTTGGTCCAAAAGGTTGGTTACAACCTATCGCCGATGCTTTAAAATTAATGACTAAGGAAATTATTTTTCCTACTAAAGCAAATATTTATTTATTTTTATTAGCGCCTGTATTAGCTATTGCACCTGCTATTGCAGTATGGGCAGTGATTCCATTTGACGAGAGTATTTATATTACTAATTTAGATATTAGCTTATTGTATGTTTTAGCGATTGGTTCTATCGGTGTTTACGGTATTATTTTAGCAGGTTGGGCGTCTAATTCAAAATATCCATTATTAGGCGCACTTAGAAGTGCAGCATTGCTAGTTTCGTACGAAATTGTTATTGGTTTTGCACTAGTAACAGTTGTTATGATTGCTGGTAGTGTAAACTTAAACACTATTGTTCAAGCACAGCAAGGCGGGATTATCTATTGGTATTTTATTCCTTTATTTCCCATAATGGTTATCTTTTTTATTTCATCTCTTGTAGAAACAAATCGTGCACCTTTTGATGTTGTAGAGGGTGAATCAGAGATTGTTGGAGGTACGCATGTTGAATACTCAGGTATGACGTTTGCAGTATTCTTTTTAGCAGAATATTCTAATATGATTTTAATGGCAGTTCTTTCTGTGATAATGTTCTTTGGTGGTTGGCATTCTCCTTTTGAGGCTATTCCTTATCTTGAAAATATATTTTCTTGGATACCTGGTATAATTTGGTTACTAGCAAAAACGACTTTTTTTATGTTTTTATACTTATGGGTACGTGCTACCTTTCCACGTTTTAGATATGATCAAATTATGCGTTTATCTTGGAAGGTATTTTTACCAATTACTATTATTTGGATATTTGTTGTGGCATTGATGACCCAATTACAACTTAGTCCGTGGTTTTAA
- the nuoN gene encoding NADH-quinone oxidoreductase subunit NuoN, whose translation MHNFIEFDTSSLWVVLPEIFLLSAIVVILLLDLFLNKYSQQVTYYLTQLSLLISGLLAFNLIDHPQVIIFSGSFILDNMASVFKVFMMIATMIAMVYSRHYLRAHLLFRSEYFILVLLSILGMMVMVSGYSLLTLYLGLEILSLSLYALIAIAHERVYAIEAALKYFILGAIASALLLYGMSMIYGISGSLNINEIANFVSNTNLTSRKTLIINFGLVFLVIGIAFKLGSVPFHMWVPDVYQGAPTSVTLFISTVPKIAAISILIRILVNGLGSMHSYWSDLFMVLSILSITLGSVVALMQTNIKRMLAYSTISHVGFIMLGFVTGTLTGYSAAIFYTLVYILMSLAAFGMIILLNKQGFEVDQISDFKGLSKHSPWFALMMLIVMLSMAGIPPFLGFYSKFFILQQIVSSGFITIAIFAVIFAVISTYYYLQIIKFMYFDEIDNNITINASMDIQLVLSMNVILILVVGLFPDLLIQLVLSLF comes from the coding sequence ATGCATAATTTTATCGAATTTGACACATCATCTTTATGGGTTGTGTTACCAGAAATATTTTTACTCAGTGCAATTGTAGTAATTTTATTATTAGATTTATTTTTAAATAAATATTCTCAACAAGTTACATATTACCTAACCCAACTAAGTTTATTAATTAGTGGATTACTAGCATTCAATTTAATTGATCATCCTCAGGTAATTATTTTTAGTGGCTCATTCATATTAGATAATATGGCATCAGTATTTAAAGTATTTATGATGATTGCTACTATGATTGCTATGGTTTACTCACGTCATTATTTAAGGGCACACTTACTTTTTAGGAGTGAGTATTTTATTCTGGTTTTATTATCAATACTAGGTATGATGGTAATGGTGTCTGGATATAGTTTATTAACACTATATCTAGGGTTAGAAATCCTATCTTTGTCATTATACGCATTAATTGCTATTGCACATGAAAGGGTATATGCTATTGAAGCTGCACTTAAGTACTTTATATTAGGCGCAATTGCATCTGCTTTGTTATTGTATGGTATGAGTATGATTTATGGTATTAGCGGCAGTCTTAATATTAACGAAATTGCTAATTTTGTATCTAATACAAATCTTACTTCAAGAAAAACTCTGATTATTAATTTTGGCTTAGTGTTCTTAGTTATTGGTATTGCTTTTAAATTAGGTTCTGTTCCTTTTCATATGTGGGTACCAGATGTATATCAAGGCGCACCTACTTCAGTCACACTTTTTATCTCAACCGTACCTAAAATTGCAGCGATTTCTATATTGATACGTATTTTAGTTAATGGCCTAGGTAGTATGCACTCCTATTGGTCAGATTTATTTATGGTATTGTCTATTTTATCCATTACACTAGGTTCTGTAGTTGCGCTTATGCAAACAAATATCAAACGTATGTTAGCTTATTCAACAATTTCACATGTTGGTTTTATCATGCTTGGTTTTGTAACTGGAACATTAACTGGTTATAGTGCAGCAATATTTTATACGTTGGTATATATATTAATGAGTTTGGCAGCCTTTGGTATGATTATTCTATTGAATAAACAAGGTTTTGAAGTAGATCAAATTTCTGATTTTAAAGGTCTTAGTAAACATTCACCATGGTTTGCACTAATGATGTTAATTGTCATGCTATCTATGGCAGGTATTCCTCCATTTCTTGGTTTTTATTCAAAATTCTTTATTCTCCAACAAATAGTATCATCCGGCTTTATAACTATTGCGATTTTTGCTGTTATTTTTGCTGTTATTAGTACCTACTATTATTTACAAATTATTAAATTTATGTATTTTGATGAAATTGATAACAATATAACTATTAATGCATCAATGGATATACAATTAGTTTTATCAATGAATGTCATTTTAATACTTGTAGTTGGTTTGTTTCCAGATTTATTGATACAATTAGTATTGTCACTATTCTAA
- the nuoK gene encoding NADH-quinone oxidoreductase subunit NuoK, with protein MVSLSEYLILSSTIFCIGLVGIFINRTNIITLLMCVELILVAVNTNFVAFSHFLGDEAGQIFVFFILTVAASEVAIGLAILTLLFRGSGSISVDVTNSLKG; from the coding sequence ATGGTTAGTCTAAGTGAATATTTAATACTAAGTAGTACTATTTTTTGTATTGGATTAGTGGGTATTTTTATTAATCGTACTAATATTATTACATTATTAATGTGTGTAGAGTTAATTCTGGTTGCTGTCAATACTAATTTTGTTGCTTTTTCGCATTTTTTAGGAGATGAAGCAGGACAAATTTTTGTTTTCTTTATTTTGACAGTAGCAGCATCTGAAGTTGCTATTGGTCTAGCTATTTTAACCTTGTTATTTAGAGGTAGTGGGTCTATTAGTGTTGATGTTACTAACAGTTTAAAGGGTTAG